The Streptomyces uncialis genomic interval TCGCCGAGCGGCACGACGGGGTGGTGGTCCGGCACGGCGGAGTCGTCGCCAAGGCGCACGCGGGCGACACGGACACCGGCGACCTGGCCGTCCGCCTCGCGCTGGCGTCCCACCCCGCCCTCCACGGCATCCTGCTCCCCCCGCTGACCGGCCCCACCGACCCGACGGCCCTGCCCGAACCGACGGACCCGCCAGGTCCGACCGACCACACCGGTAAGCCCGACCCGCCCAACCGGACCCGGACCGACCCGCCCGCCCGGACCTGGCCGCCCGACCCGCCCGGTTCCACCGGACCGCTCGCGGGCCGCCCCGTCAGCCTCTGGCCCTACGGTGCGCCCGTCGACCCCGCCAGCCCCGAGCTGGCCCCCTGGGAGGCGGCCGGTGATCTGCTGGCCCGGCTGCACCGGGTGGACACCGCCCGGCTGACGGCGCTGCCCGGCCCGCTGCCGCCGATGCGCGGCCCCGCGAAGGCCGCCCGCGCCGTCCGCCGGATGCGCGCCACGACGCCCGAGCCCCTGGACGCCCTCGCCCGGTACGGTGACGCCGACGCGGTCACCCGGGTCGAGGCCGCCTGGCGGACCCTCCCGCCGTGGGCGCGCGACGAGGCGCCCCCACCGCCCTCCCGCACCCTGTGCCACGGTGATCTGCATCTCGGCCAGCTCGTCCGGGCCCCGGCCACCCCCGCGCCCCAGGGCGGCGGCCCCTGGCTGCTGATCGACATCGACGACCTCGGGGTCGGCGACGCCGCCTGGGACCTCGCCCGGCCCGCCGCGTGGTTCGCCTGCGGGCTGCTCGGGCCGGGGGAGTGGGCCCGCTTCCTCGGCGCCTACCGGAGCGCCGGCGGTCCCGCCGTTCCGGCCGCCGCCGATCCCTGGCCCGCCCTGGACGTGGCGGCACGGACCCTGACGGTGCAGACGGCGGCCCTCGCGGTCGTCAGGAGCCGCCGGGAGCAGCGGCCGCCCGACGAGGACGAGCGCGCGGTGATCGACGCGTGCACCCGGATGGCCGGAACACCCATGGCCGAATGAGGCCCGGTCCGGCGCAGTTGGCGAGGAGTGGGGCGAAGTAGGGTGCATCCACAGGAGAAGCCGGGCAGTATTCCGGCGAAGCCGTACCGAACGTGCAGGAGTTGAGCCCACGCATGCAGTGTCCCAAGTGTCACGCGCCGATGAACACCTACAACCGCAACGGCATCCAGATCGAGCAGTGCGGCGGCTGCCGCGGGATATTCCTGGACTACGGCGAGCTTGAGGCCCTCACCCGGCTGGAGTCCCAGTGGTCGCAGCCCGCGCCCCCGCCGCCCGCCCCGCAGCAGGGCTACCCGGCCGCACCCGGCCCGCAGCAGGGCTACCCGGCGGCGCCCGCGCCCGCCTGGGGCGCCCCGCACGGCGGCCATGGCGGTCACGGTGGTCACGGTGGTCACCACGGCCATCACCGCAACAAGGGTTTCGGCCGGATGCTGTTCTCCTCGTGAGCCGCTGACAGCCCCGTGACCCACTGAGGCACGGCGAAGCCCCCGGCGTCCAGGACGGCCGGGGGCTTGCGGATGGTGCGCGATACTGGGATTGAACCAGTGACCTCTTCCGTGTCAGGGAAGCGCTCTCCCGCTGAGCTAATCGCGCGGGACTTCGGGGAGACTACCAGTACCCGCGCCGCTGGGCGCCGACCGGGGTCTCACGAAGGGTGATACGGAGAGTGGTACTGCGTGCGCGATACTGGGATTGAACCAGTGACCTCTTCCGTGTCAGGGAAGCGCTCTCCCGCTGAGCTAATCGCGCGGGCCCCCGTTACCGGGGCAGTGGACGATACTGGGATTGAACCAGTGACCTCTTCCGTGTCAGGGAAGCGCTCTCCCGCTGAGCTAATCGTCCTTGGAGGTGGAGACGGGATTTGAACCCGTGTAGACGGCTTTGCAGGCCGTTGCCTCGCCTCTCGGCCACTCCACCAGGAGTCACGGCGGGTCCCTGAGGACTCCCCGCTCCTGAGCGGACGACGAGGTTCGAACTCGCGACCTCAACCTTGGCAAGGTTGCGCTCTACCAACTGAGCTACGTCCGCCTGTCGTTTCGGTGCGCTTGCGCGTCCCGGCGACGTGTTGAACTCTAGCGGATTCCTGGGCGAGCACAAAAACGCGTTTACGCAGCGTGCTGCCCCACGACCGCCCCGGGGCAGCCGCGGCCCGGCCGTCCTAGACTCGCAGCCGTGCGCATCCTCCCTCCTCTGGCCCGCTTCGGTGGTCTTCTCGCCACCGGGCTGCGTGACGTGACCAGCGACGCTGCCGCGCTGGACGGCCGCGGCTTCTGGGCCGTGTCCGCCGACTTCGAGGGCCGGCTGGTGTGCGCGCGCTTCGACGACGTCCGCCCCGACCCGGTCCCCGCACCGGTACCGGGCGCGTGGCGC includes:
- a CDS encoding phosphotransferase — protein: MRGGVVGGLRTRARGAAHGTAGACVCGTAGDVLAERHDGVVVRHGGVVAKAHAGDTDTGDLAVRLALASHPALHGILLPPLTGPTDPTALPEPTDPPGPTDHTGKPDPPNRTRTDPPARTWPPDPPGSTGPLAGRPVSLWPYGAPVDPASPELAPWEAAGDLLARLHRVDTARLTALPGPLPPMRGPAKAARAVRRMRATTPEPLDALARYGDADAVTRVEAAWRTLPPWARDEAPPPPSRTLCHGDLHLGQLVRAPATPAPQGGGPWLLIDIDDLGVGDAAWDLARPAAWFACGLLGPGEWARFLGAYRSAGGPAVPAAADPWPALDVAARTLTVQTAALAVVRSRREQRPPDEDERAVIDACTRMAGTPMAE
- a CDS encoding TFIIB-type zinc ribbon-containing protein, which encodes MQCPKCHAPMNTYNRNGIQIEQCGGCRGIFLDYGELEALTRLESQWSQPAPPPPAPQQGYPAAPGPQQGYPAAPAPAWGAPHGGHGGHGGHGGHHGHHRNKGFGRMLFSS